The Ricinus communis isolate WT05 ecotype wild-type chromosome 8, ASM1957865v1, whole genome shotgun sequence sequence cgTAAAATTTTAATGGTCTAAAAGTATGTACAAGAACTTTTAATGGGGAAGGGAAACTGAGAATGCATTGAAAAAATTGGGACCTTTAATTCGTAATGTTTTCCCAAGGAAAGAGTGGCATGGGTTTTAGGAAACCGGTTGACTTTAACATGCCTTTTCAGTTAAACTACTTTGGAGATTACTAAAATCATCCATCTTCTCTTCTTGCAGAAGGATTACTGGCAATGCGATAAAATAGGGGATATTGTcattatataatgaaataaacgATTTATTGCATTCTACCTCCatttttttctgtttataAATGATAGTTGagttttgttatttatttttatttatgttgttttaaaattgtgtccttttttgaaaataaatataaaactaacaaaaactgattaaaattaaacataaaccAACATCAATCCAAGAAGAACCAATAAAAACTAAAGATAAACCAAATGAAAGTTTAGTAAGGATGGTTCGGTATATTTTcgtttaactttttaaattttgataattatttttcgaaAAAAAAATGAGCAAATTAATATTCTTGGTAAAAGTAGATTTGAGAATAAAAtgttataaataattgaaaataaataatactaaataacaaaatttaaatctgtttttttttttgtaccCATAAGTAACCCTGCATATatgcttaatttaatttaatttttttgctttttttacATGCTTAATTggttttctatatttttattttgatatttttaaagttgtataaatatataaattgcaCATAATCCTAATAGagactaaataaaatataagctaAAACCAACCAGCTAAAATAGACctaatataaatcaataaaaaccAACGAAAACCGGTCAATAAAAGCTAATCCAACGTACTTTCATAATCTTTTTAgggaaataatatatttttggaaACTCAAATTTGACAACCTAtgttcttaattatttttatgttttcttttacgCAGTTCAGCGAAAATCCAAAAATTCCATTCGTAATGGGCTTGTTCCCCGCTCGGCAACTTCTATTTGCCTTTTGTAGGGGATTTTGTGTTTGTTCTTTCTGACGAGGAAGTTTATTTTGCAAAATCTAGATTGCTTTTCAGtgttttattgaaattttatgtggattttattttatctataaataatatacatCATGAATGATAGTTATCTCAGACACGTCTAAAAGAATCACAGTTAAGAGAAATGAActacccaccccacacttgaagaatacaCCCTCCTCAGTGTAAAACGAAGTGGGTAGCCCGTTTGGGAAGTACAAATAAGAAAAGCAATAATATCTAAGTCCATAATATGtatgaaaataaagtaaataaaagtaagaaaaattagtggagactgccctgatcatccgcCGAGGCTGTTGGAGTAAAAATCGATGCATCCTCAGCAAGAGCTGTGCTTCTGTCATTACATGCGACTATCTCCactatagaaagaaaaagaaaagatcaaACAAAATCTACTAGTAAAAAAATAAGCTTTCTACATATGCATAGTCTAAAACAACgatttttattagttgtagcaaagaaagaaacctCATAGAAGTAGCGATCACAAGAATACCAGTTACAGTACCTATTATTCAAAGGGAAATTCTTCCAGTAGTATCggtatgaaaataaattttactgtttaatatatttaataataaaaaatatattttcaatgcattttatatttaatctaaatataaaattcattctaatagtttaattttaaaaaaaatccatgatatatatatataatctagGTACTTTTATGGAGAGTTAAAAGGGAAACgagagataaagaaaaagaaaaaaagaaatgagagaaacaaaatatttgaattgataatatccttttcataataaaaatattcataaatttataattttcttttacgatttcatcaaatttaatagaaattaatttagttataaataattcCATGAATTGAATGCATATTGTTTTTAGGGAATTTTCATTTACTTCGAAcacactattattttttatatacaatgagttttataaaattttataaagtttatttttaaatttaaattaagtatatttagtatagataaaaatttatttgaaactctattaaattaaattcataaaatcaGTTATAACTAAATCAAGTTGCATCAATTTTATACGgatctttaaataaattatgaacttataattttttttattattatgataaaatataattaattcaaatatcttgtctctctctctctctcttttctaaaattgtttaagtaagaaatatttaaattacaaCATATTATTTGAAGagcatttaaaaaaaattgaactaaatttacttaaaatcaataaaattcgATTGTTGCAGAAATTCATATACTATATATAGCATTACCAAATActataattctattaaaaattcatatgtaataaaataaatgatacattaagaaattatcatgtagtttcattattttataattttaagtatGAGAGAGGTATATGATTATAAATcgtaacaaaaaaatatattttgttgtTAAAATGTTTCGATAAATAAGGATTTAACCATCTTTACTTCGATCATacattattatcatattgggagttagagtttctttgcttgattaggtgaacgatacttggtgaagacatcaacattgaaaACGGGTGTGGCACAAGCTAGTCATGTCCGTAtcacatatattattttatgtctttctatttaatactatgatcattgggttaaatatgttagactagttttcataaaagtttagtttagtctttttacttttgtatgatttttgttatttatttatttaataaataatttctttacctttatatctttattagtttcagttattattgttagttaaccattatattaatttagcaatagtaattgttatgaacatacttaggttgaatgtattaCAGACACCAACTTTGCTTCAATCTATGTAGGTATAAGAAACTTTAGTTACATCATTAGTTTGAGAGACTACGATAACATGAGTTTTGATAACATGAGTTTAAAACTTAACAATTTCTAATTTTCGTAATTTAATCATCAAATCGtggtttaaaaaattattgatataataaattttgacagtcaaataacaaaattatgaattattaagTTCTAAACTTATATTATCGAACAGGTACAATACGATAATGATAGCTGATTGGAGTGTAAATTGTTAAATTCTTgcaaataaaaactttttaacaataaaatatttttatttgtcacAATTTATAACCATATATTTCTcttatctaaaaaaaaaatatgttaaagtTGTATCACAATACTTGTActtatctttaaaataaattttatacaaaattcaaccaaatttaaatttgaaataaatttcatagaaagttataaaatttatttatatcaaatattatgtaaataaaacatatatttttcattctaTATCTGAATCCTGCGAATATAATAGTTTCATTTTATGTCtattaattcaattcaatCACAATCTATTTCCTTGAACAAAATTTCAAGGGCAAATCTTATTGTATCATTCTACATGTTGGCACGGAAATGGAGAGTACTATCACAAATTAgacatattcttaaataaatttaacctACCATATTTTTATggacaaattaaaaaatgttaaTATGTGTCATCACTAATTAAGTATTGCATTTATATTGACTAGTTTGTTTATCACTATTAACCAGTCATAGTTAAAAacaaactaatataaaaacactaattaataaataatattatatattacaataaaattaattttattcataaataacgtaataaatttaatttattaataatttctctattaattaatgcccatttttacttttctaacTAACTTTCAAGagtcttaattataaaaaaagtttccAAACTCTAGCTGCTTATGTCCtctatcttattatttttattttctttattaatattgtaaaataaaaaataataagaaaaataaagagttgtaaaaattatgtgagaagaaaattatagtgaagagaaaaaaatacattattcATAAAGAAGCTTGCACTATAATATTGTCTCATTAAAAACTTTTCTAGGAAAATCCAATGGGAGAAAACCTAAGCTAGGGAAAAAGGAGTGCAGTGCATCAAAATCTCCTCCTCATGAAAACATGACTTCTAATAGAGATCTCTTAGTCGATGCATGccaattttatttactaactTCTCAAACGTTGTTTTAAGGAGTATTTTTGTAAACAAATCTGTTAAATTATCAATAGATCGAATTTAATGAACATCTAAAACTCCTTGCTTTTGAAGCTCataagtgaaaaagaaaaactttgaCAAAATGTACTTGCTTCTATCTCATTTAATATACACTTATTGGAGTTTGGCAATACAAGCATCGTAGGCTTTTCATGATagtctatatttatttaaataattattttatagtcatagttgtttttatttggattatatgattttaactcatttttaagattgacaatatcaatttggacttttcaggtgacagttaggttatttgcaatttttctcattttggcAGCCTGACTCTTTTCTTCCTCGGGTTTAACataactatttttcttatatttctaattataaaaaattctagATACTCCACAGTATTTACATTCAGACTTGTTATTTCTATTCGACATGATGAACAACATgataatgtattaattttattattgttgacAAATCGGtataaattctattataattgtagggattaaatattgatatattagataaaattattaattaagttattgTTTAGTCAGACTTGCTATGAGTTTCGGTGGTGTTATGGCTATCCATTTTCTAGCGCTGATCACGAGCCCACATATCTAGTCCTGAcaatattacatattttttatagcaactagtgtattttgatgatataaaGATgtgtgttttaaaaaaatactataatataCCAAATGTAGTTTAAGATATAtgaagatataattaaaataaaattaaaaaaataattaaaagtatactaaaaaatatcaataaaatgtCAATAAATATCGTTTCAAGaaaatctatataaataaatttaaaagaaatcgtaaatttttcttttagatcataagaaagaatttgaccataaaaataaaatcttaccTGCCCTTCTAGTGCTTTTGTAAAAAACCCGAGTAGCTATCCTCTAGTACTTCATTTTTATTGGGGACTTTGGCAGGTTTACTAACCTCCTTTTTACCTTGTGCTTAGCTTAAATCctataaaggaaaaatatatttttataaatagatttttaatagaaaaataaattattttattttatatgttatgttataaatgtaaaattcaatttctttttttacaaaggataagaaacaaaaggatatttgaattaataatAGATTTATTGTGATTAAAAAACTCTTAAGTTTtgaaatcattaaaaaattcataagaattttttaaaatgtgatAATCAAATTAgaagatattaaattataatcaaatttaaaaatgtgataaaataatttttttttaaatttatttatactaaacatataaaatctatattaacaaatgaatttcataagaatttataaagttgattgatattaattagataaataagaatttataaagttgattgatattaattagataaatcaattattagtCATGTCTCTTACTCACTTAAAGAAAGGAACaatattcttaaaagaaaaagaaaaggaaaataaaataaaagaaaggatcAAGGGTTTCTATCGTTCTaaacttcaaaaaaaaattggcaCTCAAAAAGTTTTAGTGGCGAAAAGACAGATCGGCAGAAAATATGTCGCAAAAGGTACATTAATTAGATTTGACTAGAGTTACTGGCTTTCAGTCTCTCAATCACAAGCCTAATAACAACAATCATTTCAAACatctaaaacaaaaaaaaaaaaaaaaacccactGCCATGTTGCTGCATATTCAATCTCTCTCAATACGACCTTGATCATCACCTTGTTCAgagaagaaatcaaagaaaggtTTGTCATTACAACAATCTTTAACACCAGTATTAGTCTCATCAGAGGAGTAACTTGAAGGGGTACTAGTAGCATTAATGGAATCCTCAGCAGAATTATTAGTTGAACCAAGAGAACAAACAGTAATAGAAGTTTCTCTTCCTTGCAAAATGCCTGTTGGATGCAAGGGAAAAAGAGGCAATGTTTCTTGGTTACTAATGTAGCTCTTGCTGTGAATTCTTCCCTGATTAATGTTCCTGTCATTGGTCTGAATCATGATATTGTTATATTCTTGAGGAACAGCGCAGCTTCTTGCTTTCTCAATTATCTTTTCAGTTCTTGGCCTTCTCTTGAAGTTACCTGCAGGGAGTAACAACCTTGGATACTGTGGACAAAACCCTAAATCGCTCTGTGGAAGATAGTATGAGCCGCAAACAActgaacaaaaaaaaacagaataaGAACATAAATTTTCATGtcaaataatataacaaagaaatgGAAGAGTTGCGAAGAGAAGGAGAATTCAGAAACTATACATTAGATGAGTGTTTAAGTTCTACATGCAATCATAAAGGAATATTGCAACAAGCTAGAGCAcaattttacataaaaagcGACAAATAGAATCTATATTTTTACCATATCTAAATCTCTCTGGATAACAAACACTTAAAGAACAGTTTCTTAAcctttaattgtttttttttcttcttcacacATATCGAGTCCATTTGCATGAAGAGACAGCttggaataaaataatacacaAACAAGGaaacccaaaaagagaaagaaaaaagagaaataaaaagtcGCTACTTAACAGTTTACactaaaaaatgtataaagtATTTCTAATCAGagaattcaattaaaaaattacagttgatgtataatataaacaaaacaagaaacGAACCATTTGGACAAGGAGGAGCAAAGACAGGCGGATGATGAGCTTTATGAAGATACCGATTGATATAAGCAATGTTCTCTTGCTTTTGTTTCTGTCTTTGTCTTGCCTTGTGATTTTGAAACCAGTAAAAGACATTCTTGCCTTCTATATGACCATAATCTCTGAGTCTAGTTGTTATTTGTTGTATCTGCTCAGCAGTTGGTGTCCTTATACCTTGCCTGTACATATTCTCAAGCAAGCCTATCTGCTCTTTTGTTGGGTTCCATCTGGAGTTCACTTGATGAGCTCCAGTACCATCACCAGAATTACCAGTGTCTATATTTTCACTCtccatttcttttctcaaataaaattctataaggGGTTTCTCTTGTCTTGATAAAAAACAATTAGCCAGGGTTCATAGAAAGGAAGAgtcttttagagtttttaGATGGAGAGAAACAGGGAGTAGAAGAAAGAGAATGGCTTTAGGCCCTTGGGTTACTTTCTGCATGGGTTTTCTTGTACTCTTTTTGTGGggataaataatttaagagagtcaaacaaaatataagagacagagagagtgagagagagaaagaagattaAGGGTTTGACATGCGTATTGTTTTTGGTGCTGGAAATCTCTGAAAACATGGCGGGTAGCGGCTTAGAGAGAGGAGCTATCATAGATATTGGATTCgttttcttctctctctatttctttctttctttctttctttcctcgaGTTAAAAACGAGAAGAAATAAATCAGAAAGACAAGAATGCCCATGAAGATTGTATACTCTTcttaagtttatatatatatttactttgaaaGTGAAGACGTTGCCTAATTGGTTTGGCCCTGTAATGATACTGCAGTtcaggaaaaaataaaaataaagaagaagaaatgttGCATGGCTAATGGGTGTGTCTCGGGAATGACAAATATTACTAAGAGAATGGAGAAGAGAAGGTAGGTCAGGCCATTGAAGGGTAGAAAAGTCATAATGGAGAGGAAGGAAAACGACAGCCGGTTGGGTTTAAGGGTTGTAGAGTAAGGCCTAGGCTTTGGGAATTGAAGTGAGAGGCAGCAGACACAGAGATAATATGAATCAGTTTGCTGAAGCTGAAACGTCTAGATTTAGGTGTGAATTTGTTGTTGCTGTTGTTGTTGCCTTGTTTTTGTGTATGTTATTGCTGTTGTGAGCTGTGAAGCTTTTGATTTTATggcttttctcttttattatattttgaggTTAGTCAAGTGACCAATGAATTTCTTTTACGTTGTTGCCACTATCAGGAATATTTATGTTCACCATTACCTTGCTTCagatttcctttttcttctttttactaGTTTCTTGCTTTATAGAATTGCATGTCGAAGAGTTTGATTGATTTGAAGTTGAaatatattgttttttttttttaaataatacttttaatacttcacattaatatatatttgttgtatgtatgtatatgtattagttttttttctttaacaaaaCGAAGtgtttcatatttatttactagtcctaaaatatacatatatgcaCGCGCTTCATCATTGTTCATAAGGAAAGAACCGCATCCAGTGTGATTGCATGAGTCATTATGCAATGCTATTATGTAGTTTGCCTGGTATCAATTTTATTCTCAATATAGGGAACGAAAGATGACATTTTGCAATTAGGAAATTAGAATTTGATATGTGgcgatatttattaaatattatttttttattaattgatttatttattattattcattatttataattataaattaatccatataaatacaataaacaATGCAGTATAATGTGATAGATCCTACCTAAAAATTTCCTAATGTACGAGTATAATGTGATATGATTAAGATATTATATGTTTCCTTGTGTACTCATCAATCACCAATGTAAGCTATAATCCAAGGTGTTTCATCACAATCATAAGACTCGAAAAAGGACATATAGCAGAGTAATTTCATTATCAAAAGCATGGCATTAGGACCTTATCATCAATGGCCAACCATCATTTCTTGAATTACATGAACcctatataaaattagtacGATCCCCAAAAAAAATGATTGTACTCCAATTAATTGAACACCACAAATCATGCGACCACTTTCGTATCAAAGCCTTGATGGCGTGTATCATAGGGAAATAGCCTTATTTTTACAAatccttaaatttttattttattggaaCAGATAAATGGCTGTTCCCAGttgttttcatttatttaattaaagcaGTTTTAACTTATGTGGCTATACATATTTAATGCCATAACAAACCATAAAACTGTGAAACATATCTCATTATGTCTTGGTCGGAGAAAATTTGACTGACAGTCCATCATAGTACCTATCAACTTTCTTCTGGTAATTACAATCCTCAAGATTTATTCGCTAAAACAGCAAATTCTCCTGAATTTTGAGTAGGCTATTGCATatggtaaaataaataaactaataaaattttaaaaaacgaGGCTTTTAGATGCTGAGTAAAAGAATTTAGACACATGCATGCATAATGTAAACTTccgaaatttatatatttttaatttaaattattattattattattattattatcaactagtaaaaaagaataaatagtaGGATGGTGCAATACTTCATGCGTGATATAGGGAATTGCTAATGCTAACTTTTAAGATGTGCAGTAGAGATTTTTTTGGGGTTTATATTAAAGAAAcagataatatattatatagtatcAGTAGATAATACATAGTCTACGTTTGTTGTGTACAAGTTACATATTATAGTACTATATAATAAAGATGAGAATATTCATCATTCAGGTGCCGCCACCTTTCAGATAGCGCCGCCTCGTGAAGCACAACCACCACCCCCACCAATTCTCTTCTGCTTACTATACTCGCATCGAATTCAATGCAGATTGATATTGCTGCAATTTTCATCTGTACTACCTACTACTAGTACTAGTATATGGCAACGTCTCTCTCTAGCTAAGCCCTagatttttagtttttcattTGACAATTCTACTTGCCCTGGTCTGTTTTAGCTGCATGTGTTAGTGTTTTTGGACGGACAGTAGATTTGCAATTTGAAAACGAAAAGGCAACAGTCTACATTTATAAATGGTCAGACTTTTCTGTTAGGAGCCCTCATTCATGTCCTTATGTACTTGTAATACAGAAATTTCAGgcaacaaatattttataaaatcagaAGCAGATCAAAAAATCGTTGGGTGAAGCTGgaataatacttttttttttctcttactGGTCAGTGGACAATATTCTACGAGAAAGTTGATTACAAAAACCGGTGGAAATCAAAGAGGATTTAAACACATATGTtactattcttttttcttttctgcaagaaataagattgtagtttggttaatataatataagtacgtaatttttattataaaatcaatcaaGCATCCGATATCGAAAACGCCTGTAATATTACTCACTCTATTCTTACTATCTGTTATATTTTAGTAGTTttcttggattaataaaatatttaataaacttaattataagaaaaaattgagttaagttagattaaattattattcaataaatatttgaaaatttattatatttatttcaacacaaacataaaataaaaaaattaaaattgcattaggtatataaaaagaatagataattataattttttatttgaaaaacaaaagagtTAATATAGAATGGATGAATGATTAATTTGATGATTTAACTTTTATacgatataaaaaatattatataagtaGAAAGTGTATgacatgaataaataaatatgttattttgttagGTAAATTCTGCAAATGCACGGATCACAATAAATAGTACAAAACGAGTATGAGTATCATTCCCACAAAAAGATTGATATCAAATACCAGCCCTAATTGAATTCTGAGAatctaacaaaattaaataattataattaaataaataaatgataagaaaagaaatcttaaaattaaaatattttcttttaaaatctaataattaaaactagaGTCTGGATTTGTTTCACTAACTATTACTCGGactataaaatctttttacaattcaaatcattaatttattcaagggtaaatcactcaaattatttagaatttttttcgAGCTCATCTAAGagtactaaaattaattacaacatATTTCATGGTCATGTTAATTAACTAGGGTTCATTAAgttctttaataatttattatttcccGAAGAGTTCGTCTACTTTTGTGATCGAGGTTCCTAAGTTTTACAAGTCTATGAGCTGGTAAATTATGCAACTTTCATTGTCTCTAATTTATCCAAAAATGTGTATTTAATGAagcctaaaattaaatacaagaacaaataaaaagttgaaagaaaattaattcattgaaagaaaattaagaatcGGACAACTAATAAAATAGCTACACAAATTCAAACCCTAAGAAGAGTCTAGCCACACATGATTGTGGCAACacataaaaacataattaaaaaaatccaagaaaggaaggaaataattcattcaaattCTTGAATCTTTTTATGTAAATCTTTGAGTATGTCTTTAAAAGTTGTTTCTATGATGATtctctatataataataaatattatcttgCCTTTTTTATCCAACGCTTaagaaaatcttaatttttgagttttcaataaaagaaattattttttatttcaacacGACTTTAAGCACGGTTGTGTGGTGTCCTCTTGTTTTCGGCATGGCTTGGCACACATCCATTATGGTCCTATGTTGTACTATCATTATATCTTCAAATCGGGCAGAAGCGGGTATGGCTTGGAGCACGCCTGTGTGTCATTGTCATGCTGAATTTTTACAACTTTTTCGAAATGAGCAGAAGCAAGCACGGCTTGGAGCATACCCATGTACTTTAGAGTCCAATGGCAGACACGACtttgaacatggccgtgtatCAAACCGTGCTTCTTGATCTTTTATCCGGTGTGTGACACGGGCGCAAGCACGCCCGTGCGTGGACATGACACATTTTTCTTAATCATCTAAGATTTCTTTTAGActttcttataaaaaagaaaaaatttattataaattaagtataaattactaaataaattaaaggtaaacaaaaatactaaaataaagatatagCTTAAATAAACtcctaattaaattaagattttttctaattaatataacttTATTCATTCAAAAGtcattaaaaatcaattaaaagacaatgtGTAAAATCATACACTAACATATTTCaatagaatatatgttatgtcagtaaaattaattgtgttaagaaaatatttgatttactaaaaaacaaaaatcaccTACTTCAAGCTAAAAGtgctaaactaaattaattttcctttCTAAGTGTTTTTCCAATTCGTAATAACCAAGAGTTCTTATGACTCGGTTTATCACCAGTTATTTGTTTGTGgatacctttttttttctttatctaggaAAGTTCTAAgcgttttctttctttaagcATGCGAACCCACAAAC is a genomic window containing:
- the LOC8269403 gene encoding WUSCHEL-related homeobox 2, with the translated sequence MESENIDTGNSGDGTGAHQVNSRWNPTKEQIGLLENMYRQGIRTPTAEQIQQITTRLRDYGHIEGKNVFYWFQNHKARQRQKQKQENIAYINRYLHKAHHPPVFAPPCPNVVCGSYYLPQSDLGFCPQYPRLLLPAGNFKRRPRTEKIIEKARSCAVPQEYNNIMIQTNDRNINQGRIHSKSYISNQETLPLFPLHPTGILQGRETSITVCSLGSTNNSAEDSINATSTPSSYSSDETNTGVKDCCNDKPFFDFFSEQGDDQGRIERD